The following are encoded together in the Lactuca sativa cultivar Salinas chromosome 1, Lsat_Salinas_v11, whole genome shotgun sequence genome:
- the LOC111889121 gene encoding cytochrome P450 81Q32, protein MEVSYLYVSFLLLLGSYLFTSLFRRKFSNLPPTVFPSLPVIGHLYLLKPPLYRTLAKISDKYGPIVRLQLGFRPVVVISSPSLVEECFTKNDVILANRPRMLFGKIIGVNYTSLAWAPYGDNWRNLRRIASIEILSIHRLNEFHDIRAEEGRSLIRKLASSSSPVTMKNLFYELTLNVMMRMIAGKRYFGGDNPVLEQEGIRFREMLHETFILAGASNVGDYLPILSWFGVKGLEKRLIALQEKRDVFFQGIIDELRKSKGSDQTGNKRKTMIEVLLSLQESDPEYYTDALIRSFVLVLLAAGSDTSAGTMEWTMSLLLNHPEVLKKAQKEIDHVVGNDRLVDESDISNLPYLRCIINETLRLKPPGPLLVPHEASEDCVIGGFNIPGGTMVLVNQWAIHHDPKVWADPETYNPERFEGVEGTRDGFKLLPFGYGRRSCPGEGLAVRVLGMTLGMMIQCFDWERISEEMVDMSEAPGLTMPKAVPLVAKCKPRLQMENLLSQL, encoded by the exons ATGGAAGTATCTTATCTATATGTTTCCTTTTTACTACTTCTAGGTTCCTACCTCTTCACATCCCTCTTTCGTCGAAAATTCTCCAACCTCCCGCCCACTGTCTTCCCGTCACTCCCCGTAATCGGCCACCTCTACCTTCTGAAACCACCACTGTACAGAACCTTGGCAAAAATCTCCGACAAATATGGCCCCATTGTCCGCCTCCAATTGGGCTTCCGCCCTGTCGTAGTGATCTCCTCCCCTTCCCTGGTCGAAGAATGCTTCACCAAGAATGACGTCATCCTCGCCAACCGCCCTCGGATGCTATTCGGGAAGATCATCGGTGTCAACTACACTAGTTTAGCCTGGGCGCCCTACGGCGACAACTGGCGCAACCTCCGCCGCATAGCATCCATCGAGATCCTATCAATCCATCGTCTGAACGAATTCCACGATATACGAGCCGAAGAAGGAAGGTCGCTGATCCGTAAGCTAGCGTCCAGTTCTTCTCCGGTGACTATGAAAAATTTATTCTATGAGTTGACTTTGAATGTGATGATGAGGATGATCGCCGGGAAGAGGTATTTCGGTGGTGATAATCCGGTGTTGGAGCAAGAAGGAATACGATTCAGGGAAATGCTACACGAAACCTTTATACTCGCAGGAGCTTCCAACGTCGGAGATTACTTGCCAATTTTAAGTTGGTTTGGAGTGAAGGGACTGGAGAAGAGGTTGATCGCGTTGCAGGAGAAAAGGGATGTTTTCTTTCAAGGAATTATCGATGAACTTCGCAAATCAAAAGGAAGTGATCAAACCGGAAACAAAAGGAAGACAATGATCGAAGTATTGTTATCACTACAAGAATCCGATCCCGAATACTACACTGATGCATTGATCCGAAGCTTTGTGCTT GTTTTATTAGCAGCTGGGAGTGATACTTCAGCGGGAACCATGGAATGGACCATGTCCCTTCTACTAAACCACCCAGAAGTTCTAAAAAAGGCACAAAAAGAGATCGATCATGTTGTGGGAAATGATCGTCTTGTTGATGAATCAGACATATCAAATCTACCTTACCTTCGTTGTATCATAAACGAGACCCTTCGACTGAAACCTCCAGGCCCTTTACTAGTTCCACACGAAGCATCAGAGGATTGTGTGATCGGAGGGTTTAACATCCCCGGTGGGACGATGGTGCTGGTGAATCAATGGGCGATACATCATGACCCGAAGGTCTGGGCCGACCCGGAAACGTACAACCCGGAAAGATTTGAAGGTGTGGAAGGGACAAGAGATGGGTTTAAGCTGCTGCCGTTTGGGTATGGAAGGCGGAGTTGTCCGGGGGAAGGGTTGGCTGTTCGTGTTCTTGGGATGACTTTGGGGATGATGATTCAGTGCTTTGATTGGGAAAGGATTAGTGAAGAAATGGTGGATATGAGTGAAGCTCCTGGGCTTACGATGCCGAAGGCTGTTCCATTAGTCGCCAAATGTAAACCACGTCTACAGATGGAGAATCTGTTGTCGCAGTTGTAA